Proteins encoded within one genomic window of Haladaptatus sp. QDMS2:
- the gatE gene encoding Glu-tRNA(Gln) amidotransferase subunit GatE, whose protein sequence is MSEYDYEELGLIAGLEIHQQLDTASKLFCNCPTVRREPDESVRSFTRYLHPTRSELGELDDAAVEESRVEREFTYLAYDTTCLVEEDDEPPHRLDHEAVTVVLEIAQLLDMDALDQAQIMRKIVVDGSNTSGFQRTTLIAGDGEIQTSEGPVGIEDLMLEEESAQRIEESDRAVTFGLDRLGIPLVEIGTKPDIRTPAQAREAAEQIGMLLRSTGQVKRGLGTIRQDVNVSIADGARVEMKGVQSLDGIEDLVHNEVHRQVRLLELKDKLNERGASVGNVQDVTDVFADSESGVIKGALDAGGKAMAVPLFGFDGLVGAEIQPDRRLGTEFADHAKRNGAGGIFHTDELPAYGVTQEEVDALREAVGAGEADAVAMVAAGADVAEQAIEAVAARATVALEEVPEETRGANEDGTSQYLRPLPGAARMYPETDVPPVDLDPSEVEIPELLTEKEERYQKEYGFNADLANQMAYSRRMPLFERGVEMGVDANTAANVVESTVIELRRDDVPVRQLTEKHFEGVFQLLADGELAKEGIPELLAALAKNPELDAETAAEQEGLGSAGADEVREIIVEVVERNEDQVKEQGMGAFSALMGESMGALRGKAEGEVVSSILREEIQKRS, encoded by the coding sequence ATGAGTGAGTACGATTACGAGGAACTCGGCCTTATCGCGGGGCTCGAGATTCACCAGCAACTCGACACCGCGAGCAAACTGTTCTGTAACTGTCCGACGGTCCGCCGGGAACCCGACGAGTCGGTGCGCAGTTTCACTCGCTATCTCCATCCGACGCGCTCCGAACTCGGCGAACTGGACGACGCCGCCGTCGAAGAAAGCCGCGTCGAACGCGAGTTCACCTATCTCGCCTACGACACCACCTGTCTCGTCGAAGAAGACGACGAACCGCCCCACCGCCTCGACCACGAAGCGGTCACGGTCGTCCTCGAAATCGCCCAATTGCTCGACATGGACGCGCTCGACCAGGCGCAAATCATGCGCAAAATCGTGGTCGATGGCTCGAACACGTCCGGGTTCCAGCGGACGACCCTCATCGCGGGCGACGGCGAGATTCAAACCTCCGAGGGGCCCGTGGGCATCGAGGACCTCATGCTCGAAGAGGAGAGCGCCCAGCGCATCGAGGAATCTGACCGCGCGGTCACCTTCGGTTTAGACCGCCTCGGCATTCCACTGGTCGAAATCGGCACGAAACCGGACATCCGAACGCCGGCACAGGCCCGCGAGGCCGCCGAACAGATCGGGATGCTGCTTCGCTCTACGGGGCAGGTCAAACGCGGTCTCGGGACCATCCGCCAGGACGTGAACGTCTCCATCGCCGACGGCGCGCGCGTCGAAATGAAAGGCGTCCAGAGTCTCGACGGCATCGAGGACCTCGTGCACAACGAAGTCCACCGGCAGGTTCGCCTGCTCGAACTCAAGGACAAACTGAACGAGCGCGGCGCGAGCGTCGGGAACGTACAGGACGTGACCGACGTGTTCGCAGACTCTGAGAGCGGCGTCATCAAGGGTGCACTCGACGCCGGCGGCAAGGCGATGGCCGTCCCCCTCTTTGGCTTCGACGGCCTCGTCGGCGCGGAGATTCAGCCTGACCGCCGCCTCGGCACGGAGTTCGCAGACCACGCCAAACGCAACGGCGCGGGCGGCATCTTCCACACCGACGAACTCCCCGCCTACGGCGTGACCCAGGAGGAAGTAGACGCCCTCCGCGAGGCAGTCGGCGCAGGCGAAGCCGACGCCGTCGCCATGGTCGCCGCGGGCGCAGACGTGGCCGAACAGGCAATCGAGGCCGTCGCCGCTCGCGCGACCGTGGCCCTCGAAGAAGTCCCAGAAGAGACGCGCGGCGCGAACGAAGACGGCACCTCCCAGTACCTCCGGCCACTCCCCGGCGCGGCCCGGATGTACCCCGAGACGGACGTTCCACCGGTGGACTTAGACCCCTCTGAAGTCGAGATTCCGGAACTCCTCACCGAGAAGGAAGAGCGCTACCAGAAGGAATACGGCTTCAACGCGGACCTCGCGAACCAGATGGCCTACTCGCGGCGCATGCCGCTGTTCGAACGCGGCGTGGAGATGGGCGTGGACGCGAACACCGCCGCAAACGTCGTCGAGAGCACGGTCATTGAACTCCGCCGCGACGACGTGCCCGTGAGGCAACTCACCGAGAAGCACTTCGAGGGCGTCTTCCAACTGCTCGCAGACGGTGAGCTGGCAAAAGAGGGGATTCCAGAACTCCTCGCCGCGCTCGCGAAGAATCCTGAACTGGACGCAGAGACGGCCGCAGAACAGGAAGGGCTCGGCTCTGCCGGCGCAGACGAAGTCCGTGAAATCATCGTGGAAGTCGTCGAACGAAACGAGGACCAGGTCAAAGAACAGGGCATGGGCGCGTTCTCCGCGCTGATGGGCGAGTCCATGGGCGCACTCCGCGGCAAAGCAGAAGGCGAAGTCGTCAGTTCGATTCTCCGCGAGGAGATTCAAAAGCGTTCGTAG
- a CDS encoding cyclic nucleotide-binding/CBS domain-containing protein — protein MDDIFVAQLMSTSLKTVSLDTLVEDAAQLMLENKIGSVIVTDEANHLEGILTTTDFVKIVAEQKPKDQTPVSKYMSTDVITTTAQVSIRDVADEMIEHGFHHMPVVEDGEVLGIITTTDLAKYLSNVHTVSS, from the coding sequence ATGGATGATATTTTCGTCGCGCAACTCATGTCCACCTCGCTCAAGACCGTCTCCCTGGACACGCTCGTAGAGGACGCCGCCCAGTTGATGCTGGAGAACAAGATTGGCTCGGTCATCGTCACGGACGAGGCCAACCACCTCGAAGGCATCCTCACGACCACCGACTTCGTGAAAATCGTCGCCGAACAAAAGCCGAAAGACCAGACGCCCGTCTCCAAGTACATGAGCACGGACGTCATTACGACGACGGCGCAAGTCTCTATTCGCGACGTCGCAGACGAGATGATAGAACACGGCTTCCACCACATGCCCGTCGTCGAAGATGGCGAAGTGCTCGGTATCATCACGACGACTGACTTAGCGAAGTACCTCTCGAACGTTCACACGGTCAGTTCGTAA